The DNA region TTCATATTATGTAAAAACTTGTGCTGAAGCATTTGGTGATCGTGTAAAACATTGGATTATTCTAAATGAACCTATGGGCTATACTTCTTTGGGCTATTTTTTAGGTAAACATGCGCCAGGTAAACGAGGATTTTCCAATTTTTTCCCTGCTGTTCATCACACTTTATTGTGTCAGGCAGAAGGTGGTCGCATTATTCGTGATTTAGTTCCCAATGCAGTTATAGGAACAACTTTTTCTTGTTCGAAAATAGTACCATATACAGATTCGATTGAAGATATTAATGCTGCTAAAAGAGTAGATGCATTGATGAATCGTTTATTTTTAGAACCCGTATTAGGATTAGGTTATCCCAAAGTGCCGGGTTTTAAACTATTAGAAAAACTAGAATTGCATAATTTAGGTTGGCGTCATAAGGAGAAAATGCAATTTGATTTTGACTTTATTGGCGTGCAAAATTATTTTCCACTTACAGTAAAATATAATGCATTTATCCCCTATTTATTTGCAAGTGAAGTAAAACCTTTGGTTCGAAAAGTTCCTATAACCAGCTTGGGATGGGAAGTCAATAGTCAAATGTTCGGAGCTATCATCGAGCAATTTGCTCAATACAAGAATATCAAAAATATTATAGTTACAGAAAATGGTGCATCATTTAAAGATACGATGAAAAACGGTGTCATAGATGACAAAAAACGCATTGCTTACTATCATACACATTTGAAAGAGTTATTAAAATTAAAAAATAAAGGTCTTCCCATAAATGGTTATTTTTCTTGGACATTGACAGATAATTTTGAATGGAGTTTTGGTTATACTCCTACATTTGGACTAGTTCATGTCAATAGGGTCACACAAGAACGTACATTAAAGCAATCTGCACATTGGTTCCGACAATTCCTAAAGAGTTAATAATTAATATTTTATTTACGATTCCTTAATAGTCAAGTAATATTAGTTGTAGAATTTTGGTATAAGTGATTAAACACTTCAAATCACCATATATGAAAATATTTTACGCCGTACAAGCCACTGGAAATGGTCATATTGCTCGAGCAAAGGAACTTTTACCGTATCTATCGCAATACGCCGATGTTGATGTGTTTCTTAGTGGTGCCAATAGTAGTTTGCAACCTGGATTTCCTGTAAAATACAGAAGTAAAGGTTTGAGTTTTTTTTACAATCCATCTGGAGGATTAGACTATAAAAAAACAATCAAATCCCTACGTTTATATGGCGTGTGGAAAGATGCCAAAGAATTGCCTTTGGAGAAATACGATTTAATTATCAACGATTTTGAATCCATCACTGCGCTCGCTTGTCAGTTGAAAAAATGCTCCTCTGTGGCATTAGGACATCAGGCTAGTTTTCTCTCTAATAAGACACCTCGTCCCGATAGTAAAGACCTTTTAGGTGAATGGGTTTTGAGGCACTATGCGAAAGCAGATAAATATCTTGGTTTTCATTTCAAAAATTATGATGACTTTATCTTTCCTCCGATCGTAAAAGAATCAATCAAAAAAGCGAATGTGAAAAATGAAGGTCATATTACCGTTTACCTTCCACACTATGGAAATCTCGCGTTGAGAGATACTTTTTCCAAATTCAAAGATGTTTCATTTGAGATATTTTCTCCTTTTATATTTAAACCATACGAAGAAGAAAATTTGAAATTTTTCCCTATTGATAATGTTGGATTTTCTAAAAGTATGATTAAATCTGAAGGTGTGATTACCGGTGCAGGATTTGAAACGCCTGCAGAAACGCTTTATTTAGGTAAAAAATTGATGTGTATTCCCATTAAAAAGCAATACGAACAATTATGCAATGCGGAAAGTCTCAAATCTTTTGGCGTACCAATTTTGGGTAAAATTGAGGAAATTGATTCAAATAGATTTTATAGTTGGTTGGAACAAAAAAATGAGAACGCTAATCTGATTCAATGTGCAGATAATAAAGTGGTCGTAGATAAGATGATCCAACAATATTTTCAAAATGCTTACCAGCAAGGCGCTATTTATGAAAATATGCAACCATTACAAAGTATTCATTAGAGTTACTAATTTTTTTTAAAAACTTTTTATTACTTTTTTAAAAGTATATAAAATAGGTTCGTAACTTGTGGCAGTAAACATTTAAGCTACAATTATGCGAAAGGTTTTTCTACTTCTATCTTTATCCTGTACCCAGTTTGGCGTATTTGGTCAAAAAACGATTTCTACATCGACGCCAATTACGGTTCAAACACTCTTATCGAAAATGTCATTGGATGAAAAAATCAATGAACTTTCTGCCGTTTTTGGTTGGGAAATGTATTCCAAAACAGGAAATACTGTTGCCACTTCAGAGAAATTAAAATCTAAACAATATTTACCCGGGATGTTTTGGGGTACATTGAGAGCTGATCCTTGGACGCGTGTTACTTTAAAAACAGGTTTGACGGTAAAACAGGCGGTGGAAGTTACAAATGCCATTCAAAAATATGCCACACAACATGATGATAATCATATTCCTATAATGCTTGCAGAGGAAGGAATGCATGGCGTAATGGCAATAGGAACGACCGTTTTTCCGACAGCAATTGGTCAAGCATCTACTTGGGATACGGCATTAATTCGGAAAATGGGACAAGCTATTGCAGCAGAGACTAGAAGTCAAGGTTCACATATAGTTTATGGTCCTATACTTGATCTAGCACGAGAGCCGCGTTGGTCAAGAGTGGAAGAGACATTTGGAGAAGATCCAGAACTAGTAATGCAAATGGGCGTTGCCATGGTACAAGGTTTACAAAATGGCCCATTTAAAACCATCTCAACATTGAAGCATTTCGCCGCATATGGCATGTCTGATGCTGGACAAAATGGAGGAAGTGTAACGTTAGGAAAAAGAGATTTGAATGAAAATATATTGTATCCATTTAAGGCCGCAGTTAAAGCTGGAGTTGGTTCCGTAATGACCTCTTATAATTCCATTGATGGAATTCCTTGTACTTCAGATTCGGTATTATTTACAGATATTTTGCGTAAGCAATGGCATTTTAATGGATTTACCGTTTCTGATTTGGGTAGTATTGAAGGTATTTTCACAACACATAATACTGCAAAAAGTCTTGCAGATGGAGCTTCTCAAGCATTAAAGGCTGGTGTAGATACGGATCTAGGAGGTAATGGATTTGGAAAAAATCTTAAAGAAGCGTACGATTCTGGTTGGGTAAGTTTGGCTCAAATCGATACAGCAGTTGGAAGATTATTAAAAGCAAAAATAGATTTAGGATTATTTGAAAATCCTTATGTAGATGTAAAAATTGCAGAGAAAATAGTTCGTAGTAAAGAGCATATTCAGATAGCTAGAGATTTAGCGAAAGAGTCTGTGGTTTTATTGAAAAACGAACCATTTAATAGAAAAGTACTTTTACCTCTTTCTAAATCTTTGAAAAATATTGCGATCAT from Rhizosphaericola mali includes:
- a CDS encoding glycoside hydrolase family 1 protein; protein product: MKDDGLFAHKFGKDFVWGVAIAAQQNEGGRHALGRSDSIWDTFADKKGKIKNSQTIGETCDYLHRYKEDHSIVQNIGFNAFRFSISWSRLIPEGIGVVNKKAIEYYDKIIDDCLKKGLTPYLTLYHWDLPEILEKEGGWTSHRMLIWFSYYVKTCAEAFGDRVKHWIILNEPMGYTSLGYFLGKHAPGKRGFSNFFPAVHHTLLCQAEGGRIIRDLVPNAVIGTTFSCSKIVPYTDSIEDINAAKRVDALMNRLFLEPVLGLGYPKVPGFKLLEKLELHNLGWRHKEKMQFDFDFIGVQNYFPLTVKYNAFIPYLFASEVKPLVRKVPITSLGWEVNSQMFGAIIEQFAQYKNIKNIIVTENGASFKDTMKNGVIDDKKRIAYYHTHLKELLKLKNKGLPINGYFSWTLTDNFEWSFGYTPTFGLVHVNRVTQERTLKQSAHWFRQFLKS
- a CDS encoding glycoside hydrolase family 3 N-terminal domain-containing protein, with translation MRKVFLLLSLSCTQFGVFGQKTISTSTPITVQTLLSKMSLDEKINELSAVFGWEMYSKTGNTVATSEKLKSKQYLPGMFWGTLRADPWTRVTLKTGLTVKQAVEVTNAIQKYATQHDDNHIPIMLAEEGMHGVMAIGTTVFPTAIGQASTWDTALIRKMGQAIAAETRSQGSHIVYGPILDLAREPRWSRVEETFGEDPELVMQMGVAMVQGLQNGPFKTISTLKHFAAYGMSDAGQNGGSVTLGKRDLNENILYPFKAAVKAGVGSVMTSYNSIDGIPCTSDSVLFTDILRKQWHFNGFTVSDLGSIEGIFTTHNTAKSLADGASQALKAGVDTDLGGNGFGKNLKEAYDSGWVSLAQIDTAVGRLLKAKIDLGLFENPYVDVKIAEKIVRSKEHIQIARDLAKESVVLLKNEPFNRKVLLPLSKSLKNIAIIGPNADNMYNQLGDYTAPQDPNAIITVLKGIKNKLPNANINYVKGCNIRDTTEQNIEAAVNATKNAEVAIVVVGGSSARDFKTEYKATGAATVKENGKNEILSDMESGEGYDRTSLDLMGLQNKLIKAIVATGKPVVLVTIEGRPLNINWPSEHVPAILAAWYPGQEGGNGIADVLFGDYNPSGRLPITIPRSVGQLPVYYNHDRPVKHNYVEESAKPLFAFGYGLSYSKFDYSNLHVEHINDGENLLKVSFKIKNVSNIAGTEIPQLYVHTIVSSTVKPEIQLRNFSHILLQPQEEKEVVFYLNKEKMQTFGKNEQWSVEHGPYEICIGSSSDNLLLKETVSL
- a CDS encoding glycosyltransferase family protein, with translation MKIFYAVQATGNGHIARAKELLPYLSQYADVDVFLSGANSSLQPGFPVKYRSKGLSFFYNPSGGLDYKKTIKSLRLYGVWKDAKELPLEKYDLIINDFESITALACQLKKCSSVALGHQASFLSNKTPRPDSKDLLGEWVLRHYAKADKYLGFHFKNYDDFIFPPIVKESIKKANVKNEGHITVYLPHYGNLALRDTFSKFKDVSFEIFSPFIFKPYEEENLKFFPIDNVGFSKSMIKSEGVITGAGFETPAETLYLGKKLMCIPIKKQYEQLCNAESLKSFGVPILGKIEEIDSNRFYSWLEQKNENANLIQCADNKVVVDKMIQQYFQNAYQQGAIYENMQPLQSIH